The following proteins are encoded in a genomic region of Coleofasciculus chthonoplastes PCC 7420:
- a CDS encoding cellulose biosynthesis cyclic di-GMP-binding regulatory protein BcsB: protein MKRLFRHSQSPNPSTHRGRQRSTRVSTGTRLGLLLLCSVLVVGLVITTNFAVAQSDSSLQEQEDQLIREYTLPTTPQKEPVYKPAPAAPPKKSTSPTRKRTTPAPSQPPPQSQPTRSAPTSTEPEEPAPARRSPAPSSPAREEETAEAEPLPTGEYVLQFNRSPIVGNRFRFRGVYSEARLGFTRPRGWKIQGAKALIRFQHSPALIAKDSNLTVRVNGTSVGSVPLNRQQSEVGSVLFNVPSRLIQDYNELTIVARQSNDEECSDPGDPTLWTEVLPDSELQFEYQPQPIPLNFSRYPYPFFDDLSLDTNRIAYLLPKVNDTWLTAAPRFQAALGRMAEFRPIDTEIINDLEDIEWGQRLVVIGTPAEQPAIADLDLPFSISGNQILDGNQVALPSDVGILMMTTTLDGAVPVLVVTGNGADGVAKAAQFLVQPDSRKFGTGQAVLVDSLKEVDTPSLRNWPGYLPEENSFTLSEIKTKENGDPFEDITVRGSAAPPIPIDFHALPDDQFTRGSSMTLRYSYSPQINPRTSAVEVLLDGTFIGGARLTSEDGATRKRLKVDLPPHLIKPDSQLEVAFRLNPREPGVCGKVTDQQLTGTLHADTSFNLNRQQSVQLPDLGLFQEGYPFAAPQDLSRTAIVVPDSPSNTDLLTLLTVSERLGRLSKADSVNLDAYTTTTLPAEVREGHHLVGIGTREQFPFPEVFDGSGFRLQDAFSRQWNQGSIQALPDNEGMIKEIMSPDNKERVLLALTAQTANGLERVRQVISKDPWFFQLQDDTVLISSNQQDTASYDPDAYTLEFLERAPSTSRIENTGVLSKVSRFIQDNWFFLPAGIFAIALLLYGISQFYLKRLSDQKSH, encoded by the coding sequence ATGAAACGCCTGTTTCGTCACTCCCAATCTCCAAATCCTTCCACCCATCGCGGACGTCAGCGCTCCACCCGTGTATCTACAGGAACGCGACTCGGATTGTTGCTTCTGTGTAGCGTTTTAGTCGTCGGGCTAGTGATCACTACCAACTTTGCCGTCGCTCAAAGCGACAGTAGCCTGCAAGAGCAGGAAGATCAGTTAATTCGCGAATATACCCTACCCACCACGCCCCAAAAGGAACCTGTTTACAAACCCGCTCCGGCGGCTCCTCCGAAAAAATCTACATCACCAACACGCAAGCGAACAACGCCTGCACCTAGTCAACCGCCGCCGCAGAGCCAGCCCACTCGTTCAGCGCCGACATCAACTGAACCCGAAGAACCTGCACCCGCACGTCGTTCTCCTGCACCCTCCTCACCTGCTCGCGAGGAAGAAACGGCAGAGGCTGAACCCCTACCCACAGGCGAGTACGTCCTGCAATTCAATCGCTCTCCCATCGTCGGCAACCGCTTCCGCTTCCGAGGGGTGTATTCTGAAGCCCGACTCGGCTTTACCCGTCCCCGAGGCTGGAAAATCCAAGGGGCTAAAGCCCTAATTCGTTTCCAGCATTCACCCGCCCTGATTGCCAAGGACTCCAATCTCACAGTCCGAGTGAATGGCACGAGTGTGGGTTCAGTCCCCCTCAACCGCCAACAATCGGAAGTTGGCAGCGTCCTCTTCAACGTCCCATCTCGACTGATTCAGGACTATAACGAACTGACAATTGTCGCCCGACAAAGTAATGACGAAGAATGTAGCGATCCGGGTGACCCCACGCTTTGGACAGAAGTACTACCGGATTCAGAATTACAGTTTGAATATCAGCCTCAACCGATTCCGCTCAACTTTAGCCGCTATCCCTATCCTTTCTTTGACGACCTCAGTTTAGATACCAATCGCATTGCTTATCTCCTGCCCAAGGTTAACGATACTTGGTTAACCGCCGCCCCTCGTTTTCAAGCTGCATTAGGCAGAATGGCAGAATTCCGTCCCATTGATACGGAAATCATTAACGATTTAGAGGATATAGAGTGGGGTCAACGGTTGGTCGTTATTGGCACACCCGCCGAACAACCCGCCATAGCGGATTTGGATCTGCCCTTTAGCATCAGTGGCAACCAAATTTTAGATGGAAACCAAGTCGCTTTACCCAGTGACGTGGGTATCTTAATGATGACCACCACCTTAGATGGGGCGGTTCCCGTTTTAGTGGTGACAGGCAATGGGGCTGACGGTGTTGCCAAAGCTGCCCAGTTTTTAGTCCAGCCTGACAGCCGTAAATTTGGTACAGGTCAAGCTGTATTAGTGGATAGTCTCAAAGAGGTAGACACACCATCACTCCGGAATTGGCCCGGTTATTTACCGGAAGAAAATTCCTTTACCCTCAGCGAAATTAAAACAAAAGAAAACGGTGATCCATTTGAAGACATCACGGTACGTGGGTCAGCGGCACCCCCAATTCCAATTGATTTTCACGCTTTGCCGGATGACCAATTTACGCGGGGGAGTTCCATGACCCTGCGTTATAGCTATAGTCCACAAATCAATCCTCGTACCTCGGCGGTAGAAGTCCTACTGGATGGCACATTTATCGGTGGGGCGCGATTGACCTCAGAAGACGGCGCTACCCGAAAACGATTAAAAGTGGATTTGCCCCCCCATTTAATCAAGCCCGATTCCCAACTGGAAGTGGCATTCCGACTCAATCCCAGAGAACCGGGTGTATGTGGTAAAGTCACCGACCAACAATTGACAGGAACCCTCCATGCAGACACTAGCTTCAACCTGAACCGCCAACAATCGGTACAACTCCCCGATTTAGGACTGTTTCAGGAAGGTTATCCCTTTGCTGCACCCCAGGATTTGTCCAGAACCGCGATTGTGGTGCCGGATTCTCCAAGTAATACGGATTTGCTGACGCTGTTAACGGTTAGCGAACGTCTGGGACGACTGAGTAAGGCAGATTCGGTTAATCTGGATGCCTATACAACGACAACGTTGCCTGCGGAAGTCCGAGAGGGACACCATTTGGTGGGAATTGGTACCAGAGAGCAATTTCCCTTCCCAGAGGTGTTTGATGGCAGTGGTTTCCGCTTGCAGGATGCTTTTTCTCGCCAGTGGAATCAAGGTAGCATTCAAGCCTTACCGGATAACGAAGGCATGATTAAGGAAATCATGTCGCCAGATAACAAGGAACGGGTGCTATTAGCGCTAACCGCACAGACGGCGAATGGGTTAGAACGAGTGCGGCAGGTGATTAGCAAAGATCCCTGGTTCTTCCAACTCCAGGACGACACGGTACTGATCAGCAGCAATCAGCAAGATACGGCTAGCTATGACCCGGATGCCTACACATTGGAATTCTTAGAACGTGCGCCCTCAACCAGTCGGATTGAAAATACTGGAGTGTTGAGTAAGGTGTCTCGCTTTATTCAAGACAACTGGTTCTTTTTACCAGCTGGCATTTTCGCGATCGCGCTTTTGCTGTACGGGATTTCTCAGTTCTATCTCAAGCGGCTTAGTGATCAAAAGAGTCATTAG
- a CDS encoding glycosyl hydrolase family 8 — translation MTNDKGQRTNHWVRSRHFSARSAKALTTSMTISAMLLLLNLTSCVSIKFSEPEPPEASVSPSPSPVTASPVADFPVLSPSPPIQDILEQSWVIYRQQFIQEDGRVIDYEASDRSTSEGQAYAMLRAVLINDPTTFALTLEWAEDNLHRLTETGEPEDNLWVWLWGQDDEGNWGAIDRNFASDADIDAITALIWAYRRWDRPEYLELARIKLRDLWDYSTIAGPDGKRYLLPGPKQAFVPSPSTIYLNPSYLAPYAFRLFAQVDPERDWLSLIDSSYYVLENSSKVSAVGLPSDWIALDLQTNQFQSIPPQSKLKSVYSFDAYRVWWRIAWDAEWFQSTEALNYLETATQYLEDQWQSSSRLPARINLDGESLVKYDATSQYAMLYPAMRLINPAIAEQLLERKLLPQYNQGIWDDESAYYTQNLAWIALVSPDLVKNSQFFQSQQQFSRNAIRE, via the coding sequence ATGACGAATGACAAAGGACAAAGGACAAATCACTGGGTTCGTAGTAGGCACTTTAGTGCCAGAAGCGCTAAAGCGCTGACTACAAGCATGACTATAAGCGCTATGTTACTGCTGTTGAATCTCACCAGTTGTGTGTCCATAAAATTCTCCGAACCTGAACCACCGGAAGCCTCGGTTTCCCCTTCTCCCTCTCCAGTAACGGCTTCCCCCGTAGCTGATTTTCCCGTTTTATCCCCATCGCCGCCTATCCAGGATATACTCGAACAAAGCTGGGTCATCTACAGACAACAATTCATTCAAGAGGACGGACGAGTAATCGACTACGAAGCGAGCGATCGCTCCACCTCAGAAGGACAAGCCTACGCTATGCTCAGGGCTGTATTGATTAATGACCCAACCACATTTGCCCTCACCTTAGAGTGGGCAGAAGATAACCTGCATCGACTCACAGAAACAGGCGAACCTGAAGACAATCTTTGGGTTTGGCTGTGGGGTCAAGATGATGAGGGTAATTGGGGTGCCATTGATCGAAATTTTGCCAGCGATGCTGATATTGATGCGATTACCGCATTAATTTGGGCATACCGCCGCTGGGATCGCCCGGAATATTTAGAGTTAGCGCGAATCAAGCTGCGCGATTTGTGGGACTACTCCACCATCGCTGGACCCGATGGCAAACGTTATCTCCTTCCTGGACCCAAGCAAGCCTTTGTCCCGTCGCCATCGACTATTTATCTGAATCCCTCCTATCTCGCCCCTTATGCGTTTCGCCTGTTTGCTCAGGTTGATCCCGAACGAGACTGGCTGAGTTTGATCGACAGTAGCTACTACGTCTTGGAAAACTCCTCTAAAGTTTCGGCGGTTGGGTTACCGAGTGACTGGATTGCTTTGGATTTACAGACCAATCAATTTCAGTCCATACCCCCACAAAGCAAACTGAAAAGCGTCTATAGCTTTGATGCGTATCGCGTCTGGTGGCGAATCGCTTGGGATGCCGAATGGTTTCAATCGACGGAGGCGTTAAATTATCTGGAAACAGCAACCCAATACCTTGAAGATCAATGGCAATCGTCCTCTCGCTTGCCTGCTCGAATTAACCTCGATGGAGAATCTTTGGTCAAATACGATGCCACCTCCCAATATGCCATGCTTTACCCAGCTATGCGCTTAATCAATCCGGCTATAGCTGAACAACTATTGGAGCGTAAACTTCTACCACAATACAATCAGGGAATTTGGGATGATGAATCTGCTTACTATACCCAAAACCTAGCCTGGATCGCCCTAGTATCACCTGACCTGGTAAAGAATTCGCAATTTTTTCAATCCCAGCAGCAGTTTTCCAGAAACGCAATAAGGGAATGA
- a CDS encoding tetratricopeptide repeat protein produces the protein MTKLIGLGLAGLAISTPMVYTIPAVHAQTVPTAVRQAFSLLSQGRVQDAIAAFEAAVRRYPDSLDAKLGLAIAHRRQGNLQQAWNAYQQVLAQDPTNELALKSVGLFGTYRSEWQVQGIEALTTLLNLNPNDIEARGLRAQLYGFQQRFAEALADYQIVLQANPSPNILLGAAETFTNSGNPERGLELFNRYLATGGQITGYPALAYARALQETGNPAAAVQILEGQLRSPQLLSDPQLAIFTRTALSQAYLANQQPTEALNVLTPLQGNPNATLPLARALNEIRNQTGNQALTQQVANLYRQALDQTPNPEPKLLREIADVFAGLPNQQQTALNLYRQLLSLQPNDRTLLVKQVALERELGLISEAELKARLLSALQPLPADPNERQLIAQALAGIEPPGPELLPIYTSLIQSGVNVPFLNFRIAQILLENDNLAGARQALAAYAATPAGAEDLAPQLLAAEIERREGNLEASAQRYQALIASNPAERDILNAAIRGLANVRLQQNRPTEALAVFDQLIARNPQDTTLQLARANLAYQADLISESQAQGVLNYWLQTQPATNAPPELFTLVGSLPPSPEREALYNRLLQLDPTNLPVQIRSIQLIAQRSPEQARVRVAQLVARDPTNIRNYFLQGQIGQAIDDLELAEQAYQLILSAQPANQEALSALAGVRFQQRRLDEARNLYSQALALDPNDQGIRQAMVGLKRVQDYQLEALADLEAMQVEQLQQGGTLDPELSNQMQQIQEDFLQRRGFQPPWERF, from the coding sequence ATGACTAAACTCATTGGATTAGGACTAGCTGGATTAGCCATTAGCACACCGATGGTGTACACCATCCCGGCTGTTCATGCCCAAACCGTACCCACAGCCGTTCGCCAAGCCTTTTCACTGCTGAGTCAAGGACGAGTTCAGGATGCGATCGCGGCATTTGAGGCAGCGGTACGGCGCTATCCGGATTCCTTGGATGCCAAGTTAGGGTTAGCGATCGCTCATCGACGACAGGGGAATCTTCAGCAAGCCTGGAATGCTTATCAACAAGTATTGGCACAAGATCCCACCAATGAATTAGCCTTAAAATCGGTGGGTCTATTTGGGACTTATCGCTCCGAATGGCAGGTTCAGGGAATCGAAGCCCTCACCACATTGCTGAATCTAAATCCCAACGATATCGAAGCCCGTGGTTTGCGAGCCCAACTCTATGGCTTTCAGCAACGGTTTGCTGAAGCTTTGGCGGATTATCAAATTGTCCTCCAAGCAAATCCCTCGCCCAATATTCTGCTTGGGGCGGCGGAAACCTTTACCAATAGCGGTAACCCGGAACGGGGATTGGAACTGTTTAACCGTTACCTAGCCACAGGAGGACAAATTACTGGGTATCCTGCCCTGGCTTACGCCCGCGCCTTACAAGAAACCGGGAATCCGGCGGCGGCTGTCCAGATTCTGGAGGGACAACTGCGATCGCCCCAACTCCTCTCTGATCCACAATTAGCTATCTTCACCCGAACGGCTTTATCCCAAGCCTATCTCGCCAATCAACAGCCAACTGAAGCGTTAAATGTCTTAACCCCCCTACAAGGGAATCCCAATGCGACTTTACCCTTAGCACGAGCCTTGAATGAGATTCGCAATCAAACGGGTAACCAAGCCCTAACCCAACAAGTCGCGAATTTGTATCGTCAGGCGCTGGATCAAACCCCCAATCCCGAACCCAAACTCTTGCGGGAAATTGCTGATGTATTTGCTGGGCTACCCAACCAACAGCAAACCGCTCTGAATCTCTATCGCCAACTCTTAAGCTTACAACCTAATGACCGTACTCTCTTAGTCAAACAAGTCGCCTTAGAACGGGAACTCGGTTTAATTTCCGAAGCCGAACTCAAAGCCCGTCTATTAAGCGCCCTGCAACCGCTCCCGGCTGATCCCAATGAACGCCAACTCATCGCCCAAGCCTTAGCCGGGATTGAACCCCCAGGACCGGAATTATTACCCATTTACACCAGTCTCATCCAATCCGGTGTCAACGTTCCTTTCTTAAATTTCCGCATCGCCCAGATTTTATTGGAAAACGATAACCTCGCCGGAGCAAGACAGGCGTTAGCCGCTTATGCAGCTACCCCCGCAGGTGCGGAAGACTTAGCCCCCCAGTTGTTAGCCGCAGAAATTGAGCGTCGGGAAGGAAACTTAGAAGCCAGCGCCCAGCGTTATCAAGCTTTAATTGCCAGTAATCCAGCCGAACGGGATATTCTCAACGCGGCGATACGAGGGCTGGCTAATGTGCGGCTGCAACAAAATCGTCCCACAGAAGCCCTCGCTGTATTTGATCAGTTAATCGCCCGTAATCCCCAGGACACAACACTCCAACTCGCCCGTGCTAACCTAGCCTACCAAGCGGATCTAATTTCAGAATCCCAAGCCCAAGGGGTTCTCAATTACTGGCTCCAGACTCAACCCGCCACCAATGCGCCGCCAGAACTATTTACGTTGGTGGGATCATTACCGCCATCTCCGGAACGGGAGGCACTTTATAACAGACTGCTTCAGCTTGATCCCACGAATTTGCCCGTACAAATCCGGTCAATTCAGCTTATCGCCCAACGCAGTCCAGAACAAGCCAGAGTTAGAGTCGCGCAATTAGTGGCTCGCGATCCTACCAACATCCGCAACTACTTTTTACAAGGACAAATTGGTCAAGCGATCGATGATTTAGAACTCGCTGAACAAGCCTATCAGTTAATTTTATCCGCCCAACCAGCTAATCAAGAGGCATTATCCGCCCTAGCTGGCGTTCGATTTCAACAACGACGATTGGATGAAGCCAGAAATCTTTATTCCCAAGCCTTAGCCCTTGACCCGAATGATCAAGGAATTCGTCAAGCGATGGTTGGACTGAAACGAGTTCAAGACTATCAGCTTGAGGCTTTAGCGGATTTGGAAGCGATGCAAGTCGAACAACTTCAACAAGGAGGAACGTTAGATCCAGAATTATCAAATCAAATGCAACAAATTCAGGAAGACTTTTTACAACGACGAGGATTTCAACCCCCATGGGAACGGTTCTAG
- a CDS encoding Uma2 family endonuclease gives MVFAQTSSPDVGTTRLTLDEYRAMEETHPERHEYRNGEIITMSGGSEAHSAIASNLLIYLGFLLRDTDFRLYNSDLRVWIPEYQCGTYTDLMVVNGFPEFNGERNDEILNPFLIVEVLSPSTEAYDRGEKFRKYRSLASFCEYLLVSQAEPYIEQYHNLEPSSNDRWLWQVYSNLEQVIVLHSLNIEVPLSEIYRRINF, from the coding sequence GTGGTCTTTGCTCAAACCAGTTCCCCAGATGTAGGAACAACTCGCCTCACGCTAGACGAGTATCGGGCGATGGAAGAAACCCACCCGGAACGTCATGAATACCGCAACGGAGAGATTATTACAATGTCGGGAGGTTCTGAAGCCCATAGTGCGATCGCTAGCAACTTATTAATTTACTTGGGGTTTTTGCTCAGAGATACCGATTTTCGTTTGTATAACAGCGACTTGCGAGTTTGGATTCCTGAATATCAGTGTGGGACTTATACTGATTTGATGGTGGTTAATGGCTTCCCAGAATTCAATGGTGAGCGCAATGATGAAATTCTCAATCCTTTCCTGATTGTCGAAGTTCTATCGCCTTCTACGGAAGCCTATGATCGAGGTGAAAAGTTCAGAAAATATCGTTCTCTTGCTAGTTTTTGTGAATATCTGCTGGTGAGCCAAGCTGAACCCTACATTGAGCAGTATCATAATCTTGAGCCTAGCAGTAATGATCGCTGGCTGTGGCAAGTGTACTCTAACCTTGAGCAGGTGATCGTCCTGCACAGTTTAAACATAGAAGTTCCCCTGTCTGAAATCTATCGTCGCATTAATTTTTAA
- a CDS encoding UDP-glucose dehydrogenase family protein, translated as MRVCVIGTGYVGLVTGVCLAHIGHHVICVDNNEDKVKLMKSGQSPIYEPGLSELMQACSKAGSLEFSSDLARGVAHGEILFIAVGTPALPNGESDTRYVEAVARGIGNHLNGGYKVIVNKSTVPIGSGDWVRMIVMDGVTAHQKSSGGTTSDTSVEFDVVSNPEFLREGSAIYDTFNPDRIVLGSNSDRAISMMQELYAPIVKREPAEDKSLPPVPVVVTDLSSAEMVKYASNSFLATKISFINEIANICDRVGADVTQVAQGIGLDTRIGGKFLQAGIGWGGSCFPKDVSALIHTADDYGFDAQLLKAAVSVNHRQRLIAVEKLQQELKILKGKTVGLLGLTFKPDTDDMRDAPALILIENLNRLGAKVKAYDPIISSSGMSHGISGVQVEGDPDRLADGCDALVLVTDWEQFQSLDYGK; from the coding sequence ATGCGCGTTTGTGTTATTGGTACTGGATATGTTGGCTTAGTAACCGGGGTGTGCTTAGCCCATATCGGACACCATGTTATCTGTGTGGATAACAATGAGGACAAAGTCAAATTAATGAAATCTGGGCAGTCGCCCATCTATGAACCGGGATTATCGGAACTGATGCAAGCTTGCAGTAAGGCGGGCAGTTTGGAGTTTAGCTCCGATTTGGCGAGGGGTGTCGCTCATGGCGAGATTTTGTTTATTGCGGTGGGAACGCCAGCATTACCCAATGGTGAAAGTGATACTCGCTATGTGGAAGCGGTAGCCCGTGGGATCGGTAATCACCTGAATGGGGGCTACAAGGTGATTGTGAATAAGTCAACAGTGCCCATTGGTTCTGGGGATTGGGTACGAATGATTGTCATGGATGGTGTCACTGCTCACCAGAAGTCCTCTGGAGGTACGACGTCAGACACAAGCGTTGAGTTTGATGTGGTGAGTAATCCGGAGTTTTTGCGGGAAGGATCAGCGATTTATGATACCTTTAACCCCGATCGCATTGTGTTGGGGAGTAATAGCGATCGCGCTATTTCCATGATGCAGGAACTCTATGCGCCGATTGTGAAGCGTGAACCCGCTGAAGATAAATCCCTACCCCCGGTTCCGGTGGTGGTGACGGATTTGAGTTCAGCCGAGATGGTCAAATATGCCTCCAATTCCTTTTTAGCCACCAAAATTAGCTTCATTAACGAAATCGCCAATATCTGCGATCGCGTGGGCGCGGATGTGACTCAAGTCGCCCAAGGGATTGGTTTAGATACTCGCATTGGTGGTAAATTCCTGCAAGCGGGGATTGGTTGGGGCGGTTCCTGTTTTCCCAAGGATGTCTCGGCGTTGATTCATACAGCGGATGATTATGGGTTTGATGCTCAACTGTTGAAAGCAGCGGTGAGTGTCAATCATCGTCAGCGCTTAATTGCTGTGGAAAAACTCCAGCAAGAACTTAAAATCCTTAAAGGTAAAACGGTGGGACTTCTGGGATTAACCTTTAAGCCGGATACAGATGATATGCGCGATGCTCCCGCATTGATTCTGATTGAAAATCTCAATCGGTTAGGCGCAAAAGTTAAAGCTTATGATCCGATTATTTCATCCAGTGGCATGAGTCACGGTATATCTGGTGTGCAGGTAGAAGGTGATCCAGATCGCTTGGCAGATGGCTGTGACGCCTTAGTATTAGTCACCGACTGGGAACAGTTCCAGAGTCTAGATTATGGCAAG
- a CDS encoding EAL domain-containing protein: MLLETLHSPESVLAQMDTFSTGKLELWFQPVYQTKTGAVLHNEILLRWRDEAGNLHLPQEFLPTLSDKGQLQKADRAVIRKGIELLAEQPDRCLSINLSGEGLNNFELIEYIQTLLDQSGVDPKQLSFELTESTIAKDFPTIRAFVRELKSLGCAIVLDNFASRELTLFQCQQLAVDLVKVDGQLIQRLKTEPSSRVLTKAILEGIQALSQVAAKFVSDAVTLSLVEEVGIDLVQGHHLKTPSPAPDWTELVRPEEEQDSPTAEVQKSTQSWRFLVGTGFVVLGLGAVGVGIASIGYRLSHLVVDGSTINGRIVRLQAPTTGNIQAFYAQPGVVVKSGQLLARISQEPSPQEQEALLRLERAQDQEQIRNQLESLELQGQIQVNATQLASAKQSLALLKTQLQQLERRDQAVRQVDVELGLDSVKEQQAVVQAAQAKAEAARLDYQRYQTLLEAGGVSAQETDQLRLVWQSAQAEVQQAQSVLDATQKAVNAAQAGIARSNRNNIMGGVLSDQRISLQQTIQQQSVVVNTMEAQLAKLKQQLNNSQSLQKNAPSLVNDLKQLQSERKIQNVSAPFAGVVYTAEREQGEQVNQLEPIVTLLDCNNLWVETVVSAEQASSINTDKPVTVGLAGYAQTVKGEIDLIQPISNMQQLNKLTQVQALQPAIPPKLVGQPLTRITVRIPPPPQHENSQQFCGLGQAARLTFPKKLFGNR; encoded by the coding sequence ATGCTGCTAGAGACCTTACACTCGCCAGAGTCTGTCCTCGCTCAAATGGATACGTTCAGTACCGGGAAGTTAGAACTGTGGTTTCAGCCCGTTTATCAAACAAAGACTGGTGCTGTATTACACAATGAAATACTCCTACGTTGGCGAGACGAAGCCGGAAATCTGCACTTACCCCAGGAATTCTTACCCACGTTGTCGGATAAAGGACAACTGCAAAAGGCTGATCGCGCCGTTATTCGCAAGGGAATAGAACTCTTAGCGGAACAACCTGATCGATGCCTGTCGATTAATCTTTCGGGAGAGGGATTAAATAACTTTGAACTGATCGAATATATTCAAACACTTCTGGATCAGTCAGGAGTTGACCCGAAGCAACTGAGTTTTGAGCTAACCGAATCAACCATCGCCAAAGATTTTCCCACAATTCGGGCATTTGTCCGCGAACTCAAAAGTCTGGGTTGTGCGATCGTTCTGGATAACTTTGCTAGTCGCGAATTAACCCTGTTTCAATGCCAACAACTGGCGGTTGATTTGGTTAAAGTGGATGGTCAACTGATCCAACGCCTAAAAACAGAACCGAGTAGTCGTGTCTTAACCAAAGCCATTCTCGAAGGCATTCAGGCGCTGAGTCAGGTGGCGGCTAAATTTGTCAGCGATGCGGTTACCCTATCTTTGGTGGAAGAAGTCGGGATTGATTTAGTCCAAGGACACCATCTTAAAACCCCTAGTCCAGCACCCGATTGGACGGAACTGGTTCGCCCAGAGGAGGAACAGGATTCACCCACGGCTGAAGTCCAAAAATCTACTCAATCCTGGCGTTTCCTGGTGGGAACGGGGTTTGTGGTGCTGGGATTAGGGGCAGTTGGTGTGGGGATTGCCTCCATTGGCTATCGCCTCAGTCACTTAGTTGTAGACGGTAGCACGATTAACGGGCGAATTGTGCGGCTACAAGCGCCAACTACGGGAAATATTCAAGCATTTTACGCCCAGCCAGGAGTGGTTGTGAAATCAGGACAACTTCTCGCCCGGATTAGCCAAGAACCCAGTCCCCAAGAACAAGAAGCCCTACTCCGCCTAGAACGCGCCCAAGACCAAGAACAAATCCGCAATCAGCTTGAAAGTCTCGAATTACAAGGACAGATTCAGGTTAATGCAACTCAGCTAGCATCGGCAAAACAGTCCCTAGCATTACTGAAAACTCAGTTACAGCAACTTGAACGTCGAGACCAAGCCGTGCGCCAAGTGGATGTAGAACTGGGCTTAGACTCCGTTAAGGAACAGCAAGCTGTAGTTCAAGCGGCACAGGCAAAAGCTGAAGCTGCCCGATTAGATTATCAACGGTATCAAACCCTATTAGAAGCAGGGGGTGTATCCGCACAGGAAACGGATCAGTTGCGCTTAGTCTGGCAATCCGCCCAAGCCGAAGTCCAACAAGCCCAATCTGTCTTGGATGCGACGCAAAAGGCAGTCAATGCTGCCCAAGCGGGTATTGCTCGCAGTAATCGCAATAATATTATGGGCGGGGTTCTGTCCGATCAACGGATTAGTTTGCAGCAGACGATACAACAGCAATCGGTTGTGGTAAATACGATGGAAGCGCAATTGGCTAAACTCAAGCAGCAGCTAAATAACAGCCAGTCTCTACAAAAAAATGCCCCTTCTCTGGTTAATGATCTCAAACAATTACAAAGCGAACGGAAAATACAAAATGTGTCAGCCCCCTTTGCGGGTGTTGTCTACACAGCGGAACGGGAACAAGGCGAACAGGTTAATCAGTTAGAACCGATAGTGACGCTACTAGATTGCAATAACTTGTGGGTAGAAACCGTAGTTAGTGCTGAACAAGCCAGTTCTATCAATACCGATAAACCTGTGACTGTAGGATTAGCAGGTTATGCCCAAACCGTCAAGGGTGAAATTGACCTGATTCAGCCGATTAGTAATATGCAACAGCTTAATAAGTTGACCCAGGTTCAAGCCCTACAGCCTGCGATTCCGCCTAAATTAGTGGGACAACCGTTAACCCGAATTACAGTACGGATTCCACCGCCGCCGCAACATGAGAATTCCCAACAGTTTTGCGGATTGGGACAAGCGGCGAGGCTGACGTTTCCTAAGAAATTGTTTGGTAATCGTTGA